The genomic window GTCTTGCTTATTGGTCTCTGACCCCTAAAGGACCTGTAATCCCTGGCTGGATTATCCTCATCCCTCTTTGTCCTTGAAATTGCTAGACTCTCAGTTCTTGTTATTACTCTTCCATCTTCTCCTACACATATATTCAACCAGACTACCCACACCCTACctaccacacatacacacactccaaatacaaaagaaggatagaactaagaaataacaagattagTTTGTACTATAGAAACTAAATTCTgagtgaatggaaaaaaaagcaaaaatgaccctgggaaacaaagaatgaaatacatCTTCCTCTTCCTTGATGGAGAGGCAGAACATTACATTCCATCTCAGGTGAGGTCACTATAAAAATGTACTGTGcttaagcatttttcatatgggaGGAATTCAGTTCTGGATGAGTGACAAGAAAGGTAATATCTAGAAATGACTGTATAAAGACAAAAGGCTttaataaaacatatttaaaagtaTAGTGTTGCAAGCAATTAAAAATTACGGGTAAAAGCTTCCATCACTAGCCAATTTATCCTTCTTGGTTCCTAAAGTAGAATGATATCTTCTACCCCCAAAAAAGTCTAGTCAATGATATGGGATTTGCCCACTCTGGACTCTCCAGTTCAATCTTATTGACTTATTCAACAACAGCAAGATCACCCTCAGCTAACTGGGAAGTTGGCATTAGCCAGTGCCCTGGATTTGAAGGCAGAGGAtcagatcaggaagacctgaatttaaatctaacttcagaagctgtgtgaccctaggcaaatcatttaatctctctctgcctcaatttcctcaaaaataaaatataatcaaaattttctaatttatctcCAGTGATCCTTTGGGGAGTTTCTGAGTCCCATACTTTTAGCTGGAGTAGAGGAACTGaacctctttttgtttttgtccctTTCAGATATTAAGAAGAGTTAAAGAATAGTAACATGCAGTTCCAGAGCAAACTGTTCCTATTCTTTAACAATTTatctttttggggagggggtggctaggtggtgcagtggatagagcaccggtcctggagtcaggagtacctgagttcaaatccgacctcagacacttaataattacctagctgtgtggccttgggcaagccatttaacccaatttgccttgcaaaaaaaaaaatcttaaaataaaaaatttatctcTTAGGGAATGACTCTTGTGCTTATATAGGTGAATAAGTCCCCCACAAAACTTAGttatgaaacctttatcagagaagttTGCAGcaaatattttcccccattaactgttttctttctaactttCACTGCACTGACTTTgtgtcaaaaaaaaagtttcaatttcatgtagtcaaaattaaacattttatctcCAATGAGCCTTTGGGAAAAGGGTTTCTGAACCCCACAGTTATACCTAGAATAGGGAAGTTGAGTCTCTTTTTGCTTCTGTCCCCCTCAGATATGAAGATGAGATTGCCAAGCGGACAGACATGGAGTTCACCTTTGTCCAGTTGAAGAAGGTACTCCCCACCCCTTCACTACCTCCCAGCCTGCCTGGCCCCAGGACAGAACCCTCTCTTATGCCAGTGGTTTTTAACTTTTTGTGTTCTATAGACTCTGTGTCAATCTGGTGAAGTCtgtgaatcccttctcagaataaacaGCATTGCCTATTTTCATAGCTGGaggaaatacaaattttaaaatagatgtcagttaaaacaaagacatcattttttttccagtctatATTCATTTACCTATGAAATCTAAGGAGTCTATGGAATCCAGATTAAAATTCCTCCCTTAGGCATATGACTTGACTTTTCTTAACTCTGCTTtcggggcaatggatagagcactagacctgaagtcaggaggacctgagttcaaatccagttcaaacACTTGTGTGATCAATACTTTGAAAAAAGAACCCTGCTTTATGTCCAGTGAGTTCACctggcactttttaaaaaaaagatcttttgcAAATGCACCACTGTTTATCCCAGAATAGAGAAACAAATAGACAAATATATGAGTaggtaagaaagagaaatataggggcggctagatggtgcagtggatacagcactagccctggagtcaggagtacttgagttcaaatccagcctcagacacttaataattacccatctgtgtggccttgggcaagtcacttaaccccattgccttggaaaaaaacttaaaaaaagagaaatatataaaataggcaCTGTTATTGTCCTGCTCCTTTTTCCCAGACTCCTTTTAGCATTTTTTCATGGATCCTTCTCTTGACCCTTCCATTAATTTCCTAGAATTTCTTCTTCCTAGGCAGATACTTTTACTCCCTAGAGTTGAAGTGCAGCCTCAATATCTGCCCCACCCTTGCCCTAATACCCCTCCTTCCTCAGCTCAGCTCAGTCTCAAAGTACCCCCTCCTATAGCCTCTTCCTCACTGATCATTCTCTCCCCAAAGGATCTGGATGCTGAGTGTCTTCGAAGGACAGAACTAGAAGCCAAATTACAAGGACTCCAGAGTTTCGTGGAGTTGATGAAATCTGTGTATGAACAGGTAAGAGAAACAGGGCTTTCTGGATGCCCCAGGAAcatggaaagaaggaaaccattatcctacttaaaacaaacaaactatcCCTCTTCTCCCCAGAACAGATCAACTCATCAGGATAATATGATGGAAATAATGTCTGGGTCAGAAGACATTGGTGTGAATCCCATCCACTTACAACTTCCTAtgcatcatctataaaattaagggacAATGCTAAATGAGTCCCAAGGTTTCTTTCCAGAGCTTCTTATAAAATCTGCTTCTAGGTGACTTTAAACAGGCTGAaaacatctctgggtctcagtttcctcctctgtaaaatgagcagattttttaaaagcatctctTAGATCCCTTCCAGCTGTAATGTTCTGAGTCTGgaattcttttttctagttttcacgAGGAAGATAAGTGAAGGAAGGGCAGGGTATAGAAGAGAGACCGAGAGGATGCTAAGAATAATAGGGTCTAAGTGAGTATGGCGATTCCTTGACCTTTGGAAGTTCCTAGGCCATGAAATGGCTCTTTGAAAGAGTGGTACCTTTGAAGAACTAAGAAAGTGGAGAGCTCAGGATAAAAGATATAATGTGGGGATAGGCTATTGTGGATTGACTGCTGGAGATCCCATAGTTCCATTCAAGccaaactctctaagactaagcCATAATTGTAAAGAAAACAGCTACCTAATCTGGACTAGGATCTCAGGATTACCTAGTCTACTCCCTTAAAACCTTGGATTTCATACCCCCCCCCTTCCAACACACAGATGAGATAACATTTTAGGGCTGTCACCCTCCTATCCATGCCCTATTGCCATTTCCCACAGATTTTAACAGCACTTCCCCCATCTGTCCCAGGGTGACTGAATCACCCCGTACTTACACAGTGTTGGCACAGTGAGTCTGTTTACATCTTTCTTATGCCTtcacttcttcccctctcttcagCTTCTGACTCCTTAGGTTTCTATAAAAAATGTTCTTAGGGAATGGAGAATCAGTCAGGGCCAAGatcaattccattcaattcaaggAGGATTTATTAAAAGCTTGCTATGTTTAAGGCAAACAAGAAGCAATGAAATAGTGAATAAAATTGTTACTATTCAATTGTTTTAGATTTGtatacaactcttcatgatccgatttggggttttcttggcaaagcctctagagaagtttgccattttcttctccagttcactcCCCACCTGCCATGTTTTCCAATGTCTATGTTTTTGCCCGTGTTATTCTCTATGTCTGAAATGTAATCTACCTACACCTGCCATTCTGCCTGATGAATTCCCATTCACCTTTCCAAGTCCAACTCAAATACCTCTTCCTCCATAAAATCTTCCCTGATCCCCCCCAGATAGGCTTATCTTTATGGTGATAAAGTTATCATAACTATCATAACTTATCATTAtgaccctcccccccccctcagACCTCActcaacttacagatgaggaaactgatacaaagagggttaagtgatcacacttttttaaattaatttttattaaagatattatttgagttttacaattttccccccaatcttacttccctcccccacggagagcaatctgtcagtctttactttgtttccatgttgtaccttgatccaaattgggtgtgatgaaagagaaatcatatccttagagatcagacaataacatatctgtgtttttctaaattgcatgggatagtccttgaactttgttcaaactccacagctccttatctagatacagatggtattctcctttgcagacagcccaaaactgctcccaattgttgcactgatggaatgaacaagtccttcaaggttgaacatcactcccatgttgctgttagggtatacagtgtttttctggttctgctcatctcactcagcatcagttcatgcaaatccctccaggcttccctgaaatcccatcccttctaatagaacaatagtgttctatgacatacatataccacagtttgctaagccattccccaattgaaggacatttacttgatttccaattctttgccaccacaaacagggctgctataaatatttttgtacaagtaatgtttttaccctttttgatcatctcttcaggatatagacccagtagtggtattgctgggtcaaagggtatgcttaaGTGATCACACTTAACCAGgaacacacagctaataaatatctgaggaagACTTTAAATTCAGTAAGATtaagtcttcttgactgcagGCCTGCTGTCAGAGAGCCAGACTCAAAACTCTGAAGAATGGAGTTCAAGTCTCTTATTTGACTTATTTGAATCTTATTGACTGTGCAATCTCAGGTATGTTTCATAATCTATCTGGCACTCTCTGGGCAACCCTGAGTTGCAGAGATGTCGACCTGCTTCAGATGATAAAGTTTTCTTAGCCTGAAGTTTTccatacaaataaaaatacagatcCAGGTTCTTTCCTATAAGACACTATGCTAGGatttgggaaaaacaaaaattaacaacTGCTTCCCTCAGAGGGTTTACAGTCAATTGAAATGTTTAAAAGAGCTAATTATCCATAACCTGGATAGGTCACTCCAATCATTAGTATAAGTTCATGAGCTCCAAGATCACCAAATTATAGAACTGGGAACTGGAAGGACCTAAAAGACCATCCTGTTCAATCTCCATGTATAAGTTCAGagagaaatgatttgctcataACCATTGAGGTAACAGGTATCAGAGTAGGAAGAAATCATATCATaggtctgattaaaaaaaatatgttgagCCTCAGAGCAAAATTGGAGAGAGTTCTACACTGATACCAAGTCTAATGTAgtcaatgaagaaattagaggaaGTTATCTTGAATATACcctgaaagaaaaatggagaacttGCCTCTGAGCCTGAGCCTATTAGCTCCTTTAGCCACCACTACCATCATCCTGCCCCGGAGGGAGGCAACCCCAGATACTGAAACTCTACTTAGTTCTGAATGTTGCCTGTTAATTTTGGAGCAGTCTCTTCCAGGCTCTCCATGTCTAGTTCCTTCCCAgtctttatttatattattcccatttgcacaaattattctttgattcagtTGGACTCCTCACTCCCCACCTGCCATGTTTTCCAATGTCTATGTTTTTGCCCGTGTTATTCTCTATGTCTGAAATGTAATCTACCTACACCTGCCATTCTGCCTGATGAATTCCCATTCACCTTTCCAAGTCCAACTCAAATACCTCTTCCTCCATAAAATCTTCCCTGATCCCCCCCCAGATAAGCCATTAtgaccctcccccccacctcagacCTCACTCAACTTTTTATTTGTGCTTCTTTATTGTAATGGTATTATTGGTGTAACATGGGGTAACAAAAaattagacataactgaacaacaaaaatgtgtcaTATACCTCTAATGAAATGTCATTTCCATTAGCTGAGAGAACTTGACTTGCATAAATTTCATATCCCTTCCCATAACCTGCTTCATAACTTTATGCACTGTAAGTCCTAAATAAAGTCatcctttcctcatctttttttttttttagtttttgcaagtcaatgggattaagtggcttggccaaagccacacagctaggtaattattaagtgtctgaggccggatttgaactcaggtactcctgactccagggccagtgctctatgcatcgcgccacctagccacccctcctttccTCACCCTTAACTCATCTAAGGATTCATCCTTAATTGACCTCTGAGGAAGGAGGAGACACAGTGTCTACCCTCATGGAACTATCAGTCTTATGAGAAAGATATGAAGTATTTACCAGGGAGAGAAAGTAGCAAAAATGGAATCAGGAGAAATTCATCAGAGAAGTCCACTAGAGCAGGAAAAGTATAAATTGGGCTTGGAATCCAAGGTAGAAGGTTTAGGGGCAGGGGGATGAGAAAAGAAGATGTACCAAGAAAGGAGCACATAAGTGAGAAAGCTGAGTGACCAAAGTCAATGGATTCCTAGCTAGAAAGATTTCTAATTAAAACATCACTCCttcattttgtagagaaggaaacagagccccagaaaagggaagtgactttcccaaggccaaaCAGAGCTAAGCATTGAATTTAGGTCACCTGTTCTCATTCtgctatttgaattattttttcacaatatCCCAAATACCCTCCTTCTCTTTTAAGGGGGGGTGAACATACTGGGATACTATCTTCtttactgtaaaaatggagaagCTGACATAATATAGGAAATGGGCAACCTAAGTGAAACCCTGCATCCTTCCTCTCTGTTCAATcctattttttccctccttccttcttcccaggAACTCCAGGACCTGATGGCCCAAGTAAAGGACATATCAGTGACCGTAGGAATGGATAGTCGTTGCCATATTGACCTCAGTGGCATTGTGGAGGAAGTGAAGGCCCAATATGATGCCATTGCTGCTAGAAGTCTGGAGGAGGCCGAAGCATATTCCAGAAGTAGAGTAAGGGCTAGTATAAGGGCAAATAGGATGGTAGTAAGGGAAGAGGAATGGGGAGACTATGCCAGGGAAACATCACTGACCAGGGATGTCCACAAGGGTAGGAGGGAGAAGCTGGGGGCTGACTCCAGGAAGCTGCCTCAGACTAGAATGGAAAGGTAAGCATTGGGTATGGGAAAGGGTGAGCTCAGGAATATAACCAATCTCGAATTTTCATGAAAAATCTGAACCATATGTGAGGGAAGTTTGGGAAGTGgtggagaaataaaagaaaagaagttctGGAGAGAAAGAGGTAGTCTAATCCAGAAGAGACAACAGTAGAGCAGAATCCAATTGGCATTGCCATTAACTTTTTACTCTGGGTTCCAGTTTCTTGTACAAAATTGAACTAGATGAGATCTGAGTTCCTTCCAGCCCTGATAGACTGAGGACAGAAATAGAAGGTGAGGGAGAGAATGAAACATAAAGAAGGATAAAGGTGGAAAGCAAGGAGACtagaaagtgagggagagagggagaacagAGAAGTTGGGGAAGAGAGGAAGCTAGATGTTAGGGGAAAGAGAATACATGGGGAGAATAGAAAAGGTAGACAGACTAGACAACAGAGAGTAGGAGAGAATGGAGGAGAGCAAatagaagggggagagaagagagagggagaagggagtctagagagtagagaaaaagaaagaagggaaagaatagaaAACTTGGGAAGAAGACAAGAGAATAGGAAGATGAGTGAAGCAGCTTCAAACAATGGAAAGACTCCTAGATCTAAAATGAGAATAGGAAAGTGAAGGATAgaagaagaagagattaaagactGGGGATAGGATGGGGAGACCTCtggggagaaataaaaataaaaagaaatgaaaataggagaaaaaaagaaaaaaggaaaacagagacTAGGTAAGGAAGCTGTGGAAGACTctaaggaaaagaggagagaggagagtcaataaagagagaagagagaagaataggatgaggaaaaaagaagaaacagctaGCAGAGAAGTCTTTCCATGTTGAAACATGTCTCCCATTTACTCTTGTTTAATTCTCAGCTGGAGGAGAGGGCAGCTCGGTCTGCTGAGTTTGGGAACAGCCTTCAAAACAGCCGAAGTGAGATTGCTGACTTGAACATCCAAATTCAGAAGCTAAGGTCCCAAATCCTCTCTCTCAAGAGTCATGTGAGTGGACTTAAAGAGATCAATCCATGGGACAGGAGGAActttctttccaggtttctcagaCAATGGGGTTCATCCACTGAAGGGCCAAACTACCCAAGAAAAAAACTGGTTTTAAAATATTCCTAGGACAGACATGTCACAGGTTTCTGGACAAGCATAAATATTCCTTAATGAAAGCTAGGCTTGGGTTCAACTCCCATTCAAATCATgaaatttagatctggaaaggatgaTAGAGGCCAACTTGTCCAACCTTGGGCAACAAAAAAAGACTGTTGGCCCTTAAAGGTCTTTGCAGCATATTTCCTCCTCCTCTTATTAGTTGTTGCATAAAACAAGTGACAGTCTTTGATTTTCAACTTCCTCATCagtaaagaaacaaacaaaaaagtaaataagcatttattaagaagtgctaagcactttacaaatattctcatttgatcttcacaacaaccatgtGAGGGAGGGgctcttattattctcattttacagttgagtctgaggtcaaatctgaactcaaatcttccttacTTTAGGTCTAGGATTCTATCTTattttgccacttagctgcttccTGTTTAGctcacaggattgttataagTCTCAAATGGTGATAAGGTGATTAGAGACTTGTAACTTTGATTTCAGCAGAGAATTCCTATTATGGAAACTTTCTGCCAATAAGGACCAGAATCTTCTTTGTAACTTATAATCTAGAggttgcctaggatcacacagttagaatgtgtcagagatgggacttgaactcaggtcttcctggtttggAAGCCAGGCCTCTAGTCATTACACCACATTTCCTTTCACTGATTGaactctttattttaaaaattgtatagcCCTATATTGTCACATTTAAGTTCCTCACTATCTCTAACTGAACACTCTCTCCACACCTGAAGAATGAGAGTTATGTGACTTCCTATTGTCCCTCTACCCAAGAATGCCCAGGCTGGGCTCTGGTACCTCCCTATCTGACAATCTTCTTACTGGTTATAGTGTCTGCATTTGGAAGAGAACATCAAGGCAGCAGAGGAACAGGGAGAATTGGCCTTCCGGGATGCCCGGGACAAGCTGACCCAGCTTGAAGAAGCTTTACAGAAAGCCAAAAAGGACATGGCCATCCAGCTACGAGATTATCAGGAGCTGCTGAACATCAAGTTGGCCCTGGACATTGAGATTGCTACTTACAGGAAGCTGGTGGAAGGAGAAGAGTGCAGGTGATAGGGCGAAACTGAGGCATGCCCAGATAAGATGGGAAGGAGGGTGTGAGAATTATAGTATTTAAATCTAGGTCATCTGGTCTAaccccctccccattttacagataaaaaaactaaGGTACAGGAGAGGTCACATACTTTAATAGAAAAAACACaccttgaaatcagaagacctttTTGCCTTTGCTCTATACTACTCTTGGCAAATAATGTGACCTTtgtgagcttcaatttcctcatctgtaaagtaaaaataatatttgtactttCTCCTTCACAGACTCAAAAAGATCATATATGAAAAATCTCCTTGCAAGCAAAACAATATtctattaataaaacaattactgTTATTATGCAATTTGGCAAAGATTATTCAGTTAATGGTTAATCTGGACCTAGAAATCAGGATTCTCTGCTTCTGAGTGCTCTAACATACCCCACCACactgtatttcattttttaagcaCCAAAAATACTTCTAGCATATGTTATagaatgaaaaaatgggaaaaacatcTTCCCTGAGTCCAGGAATCCAAACAGACCAATAGAAATCAGGAAGCTTccttgaaaggaaaaatgaaacacaaaaggGATATGTCACTTGCCAAGGTTAATACAGCATAGAAACAACAGGATTCCCCATGGGTTCTATCCCCATCCTTGACCTTCCTTCTGTCTGAAGTCACTAAAGGAGCTCCCTTCTCCACCTGACCCCCTACTTCTCTCTCCCCAGAATGGACTCTCCTTCCTCCACGGTTTTCAGTGCTATCCAATCCCGATCCAGACCTGGTGAGTTTATTCATCTTATCTtgtgtgtgtttgggggaagTGGACAAAGGTTGGGATCCCTGGGATAGGGACactgattctctttttttaaggaacTCTAAAAGTAACTCaactcaatttaacaaacatataTGAAGTGCCTATGATATGCAAGAGACTGGGTTAAGCATGGGAGAATAggggcagcagtggatagagcaccagcctggagtcaggagcacctgacacttaataattatctagctgtgtgaccttgaacaagtcacttaacccctttgccttacaaacaccccccaaaaatgggagaaccaagattaaaaggaaatagCCTCTTCCCTAAGAAAATTTATATTCTGTTGGAGGGCCCATAATTTGTCCATGGAAAAGTAAATATTGAGCATATTCAAAGTAACTCtagaagtaaaaaaacaaaaactaacaaCCGGAGAGAAGTAAATACAAGTACATTCAAAGTAACTTCTAGAAGCCAAAAAGAAAACTaacaaaaggagaagagaagtaaATGCCAAGCATATTCAAAGTAACttgtagaagtaaaaaaaaaaaaaaaaaaaaaaacagagaggagAAGTAAATACCAAGTATATTCAAGGTATCTTCTAGAAGTTAAAAATACACAACTATAACAAATGGAAATAGGGAGCAGTCAGGAGATAGCAACTGAgtgaggtggaggtgaggagggaatgcaTTCCATACATGGCCAGACTGAAATGGTATCTTGGGTATcataaataatagctaatatgggggggcagctaggtggcatagtggataaagcaccagccctggagccaggagtacctgggttcaaatccggtctcagacacttaataattacctagctgtgtggccttgggcaagccactaaaccccatttgccttacgaaaaaacctaaaaaaataaataaataatagctaatatgtCAACTTGTCTAGAATAGAAAGTAAAGAAGAGTAATAAAAAAT from Macrotis lagotis isolate mMagLag1 chromosome 2, bilby.v1.9.chrom.fasta, whole genome shotgun sequence includes these protein-coding regions:
- the KRT80 gene encoding keratin, type II cytoskeletal 80, with the translated sequence MACQSCVTFSSFSSSGATPGWSTGPGSLGHNGCGVPSPSPNPSFSSRSLTSCGPRGTFQKVTVDSSLLVPLDIKVDPTIQQQKNQEKEEMKTLNDKFASLIGKVQSLEQRNQLLQTRWSFLKEQESNSVDFSHMYEEYLNRLQQELKTVSQERNQLEVNLMQMLEKVEEYKLKYEDEIAKRTDMEFTFVQLKKDLDAECLRRTELEAKLQGLQSFVELMKSVYEQELQDLMAQVKDISVTVGMDSRCHIDLSGIVEEVKAQYDAIAARSLEEAEAYSRSRLEERAARSAEFGNSLQNSRSEIADLNIQIQKLRSQILSLKSHCLHLEENIKAAEEQGELAFRDARDKLTQLEEALQKAKKDMAIQLRDYQELLNIKLALDIEIATYRKLVEGEECRMDSPSSTVFSAIQSRSRPVASKLGSSKTLFQRKKNKGPVIKITEMSEKLISQESEATQRLNVLWSPEGEAPAIATVPQWTESS